aaaagcacttatCAGAGTTATGAAGCTCAAAAAAAGATTATCTACACAGAGCACCTTCCAAACCTTAAtgctctatataaatattagctgctGCTATTCAACCCAGGGTTGAATCCCATAATGATtacctaataaatacttaattaaGAAACAACAGAGTCAAGAATTATtgctacttttttctttatatttctaaaacagTGCTTTACACGTAGTAGTAATTGAATGTTGAACCATTGTGAATGTCTGTAATAATATTTGATAACTGATTAGATATAGTGGACAAGGAAGAAGTTAAAGATTTAtccaaatacttattaagtacaAAGGACTATCTTAGCAttatagagaaaaggaaagttaaTAAGGAATGGTCTCTACCCTCAAAAATATTCAGATTTGCtattggaaatgaaaataaggCATTAAACTTATTGGTTTCCATATAAGTGGGTATGCCTTAAAATACAAGGTAATATGTGATAATAAGCCTATATCAAATACCAACATGGATGAGACTAATCCTTggggagatagagaaaaaaaatgaaatattccccTTTAAGGAACTTGCATCCTATcaggagacaacatgtacattTATAAGCATATCCAAATACAGGATTATTGAGGGTGGCAGAGAAGGTTTCATGAAGGATGTGGCATTTGGACTGAACTCTAAAGCAAACAGGGAATTCAGTGAAATGGGAAATGACagggaagaaggaataaaagaagggagggagagaggaattaTTTCAAGcaagagaaaatggaaagtaaGGGGAAGATAATTCAAAAGAAGTTTCAAAAGAAGATTGTTCTAGTCCAACATCAGCCTGATACATTTTCTTCTACCTTGTCAAGTGGTTGCTTAGGTTCTACTTGCATATTGAGCTATGAAAAACCCACTACCAAATAAAATGGGCCATTTCATTTGGTGGCAATGCTGATAAGtttttcctcatattgaacccAATAAGTTTGCAACTTTTGTCTATTGATTCTCCTTTTACCCTCCAGttccaatcagaaaaaaaagctCAATTTCTTCTCTATGGGAGAGGTTGTCAAATATTTTAAGCCTTTGCTCATATGCTCCCTAAATTTTCTCTTCATGTCGATTATCTCCAGTTCTTTCAATCAATTCTCATATTGTACAATTCTGAATCTCTTCACTGTCATAGTTGGCCTTCTGGATTAGTAACATCTTATCCTTTTCCTTCCTAAAATGAACATCTATCAGAGTAGGGTACAACACAACCGTCATGTTTCttgtttttccatatttctaGTAATTCAGGCTAACTTAAAAATTCATACTTAGGGCTTCCACATCTCCCTATTGACTTTTATTGAGTTTAAAAGAGCACCAAAAATGCATGTCTTTTTATATGAACTGTTATCCATGGCTTTCCATCTTATATTTGTAGTTGATTTGGGAGAAtctatgttgttgtttgtttgcatcttattagattcagccaATGGGCAGTCAAGCTTGTCAAGATTCATTCAAATCCTTGCTCTGTCATTAAGCTTAATAGCTTTTTGTCATTCACAATTAGCTATATTTTCATCCAATCCAAAATATAAAAGCACAGACAGTATTATTTCaaagggtttttattttattttaaaaacttttaaattttttttaaaaattcaaagttttTAAGGAGAATTCTGAGAAGTtgaagctctccagatttctctctctctctctctctctctctctctctctctctctctctctctctctctctctctctctctctctctctctctctctctctctctctctctctctcacacacacacacacacacacacacacacacacacacacacacacacacactcacaaaaataaaacacaaaattgtGCCTCATGataaacatagactggtgaaaaacataagacttggggcagaatggGTCTTCCTGGGACAACCTAAAGACAACAGCAATTAATTgttataaattgtatttattaaatgtatttgttaaatacatgtataatattaGTCCTAAGAAAATAGTATGAAATATCTTggccatttatttttatagtgaCAGTTATTTAATTATCCATGAGTTACTATCAGTAACTACCATAAAAGTTACATTGAAAAATAAGTGTTTCAAGTATAGtcagcaaataaaagaaaaaaaattttttaagtatttgttgCTTAAACATTAAGTCTTTACTCTCCCTAAAAACCCTATAAATGAAAATGTTGCCCACTTGAGAACTCCTAGGAAAAGGAAATTGGTTCAAATGATTCAAATTAAGTAAATTTGAACCTATTTCAAAAGGTTCAAATGAAAAAAGGGTTGGGTTTGTATCTGGATAATTATACATTAATGGCTTTTATAATAAGAGTGATTAAATAGTGCAGTAAGCATTATAGATTAATCAGACTTTATAAATTGTCAGTATCCAAACCTGTCTTATGTTCTCTTCAATTACCAGTAAATCAGTTCATTGTGAGAACATGTCTAGGTGCAATATCCAAATTATCAGGTAACTACCGATTGGACAAGTCATCCATCTATTAGACAAAGTTCTTACCTCATAAATCCAGATCCAACAAGGACTCCTGCAATGATAAGCAACGCCACTTCACTGTTGACTATATTGGGGCTCTGAACCACACCAAGTAGCAAAATTGTTAGGAGTTCGCCAGCTAAGTGGGGGACAAAGGTAGCAGCACAGAAATACCCAAATCTGGCCCCCTCAGGGTACAAGCCCACAGACCTGTAAAGACAAACCTTTGCTTTTAGGCAGTTTTCTCTTTAGgaaatttgtcaagaaaacaacaggtgatagagtgccaggtctggagtcaagaagacttatcttcctgaattcaaatctgccttcagtcactagctatgtgaccctcagTTTAACTTAgttttgcttgcctcagtttcctcatctgtaaaatggcaaatccctccagtgtctttgccaagaaaaccccaaatcacaaagatttggacGTGACTTAAAAAATGACCAAAACAACAAAATTGCTCAAGAATAGTATTACATCCTGCTTTCTACAGAACAGTCATGGTTGATGGTAAGTTGAGTCTCTAGGGCTTGCAGCCCAAATAAACAAGCAGAAGAAGAAAGCCAACATTTCCAGTAGTTCATTTGTATGAGGTATTTCTATTGGTATCATTCCAAAGGTGAGCTCACCTGTTACCAGCCTACAATAGTAATTTTCAACATCTAGAAAATACTCAGCTAATAAAGACATTGGTTGTCCCTAAATATGTTCCATTACAACTTAACTAACAGCTACCCCATTGAAAAATTATGGTCTAAATTTTTAGTGCTGGACTTACTAACATCACTTATGTTTCATGCTCTTCAAACATGATATAATTAATCACTaactctctccttccccatccaATGGAGTTTTTTCTCTCCAGCTTTCAATTGAGCAAGATAAGCGTTCTTTGGTCCATACTCTTGTGACCCTCAGGGAGCTGATTTAGCATTCTCTGACAGTCTCTCCATTGGCAGGAGATACTGGCTACCAGGTCTCATCAAACCAACAGTTAattttacatgcaaaaataattgtcCAACCAGATAAAGGACTCCCTGCCTCCCTCAAAGGACCCCCTTTGAATTTCTCAGATCCTCATGCCTAAGAATACCTTGTCTTTTCCAAGGGTGAGTAGGATAGGGGGGATCgatataaagcacctactatgtactaagctGGTAATagcatcttatttgattctcacaaccatcCTGTGGAGTGCGGGCTACTATTATTCCGTTTTAGATTTGAGGAACCTGAACCTGTTTTAGGGCAAATGAAACACCCCGCAAAAACCTGGGGTTTGGTTTCCTTACCAATAGAGCACGCTGCTGAAAATCACCACGCCGAGGATGCTGAAGGGAAGAATGTGCAGGATGTAAGCCAACAGCATTTGCCACTTCTGATATAAACCATCCTGACTCTGTTGGTCACTAACGGCCCGTAAATCAGGAACTGTACAAGGAATGTAGTTTCCATAAGTCATTCACTCCAGGACTAAGTGTTGGGGTTTGGTCAATAAGAATCCCATCATAAGGAACAGGGGACAGACTGAAGCTGACCTGAGCTCAGGGGCTATCAAGGCTGGCAGTTGAAAATTAGTTGGGAAAGAAGCAGGATCTCACTGAAGTAAGTGTCCTTTCCCCAGTTGGGAAGAAACAAGTTTAGGATGTGCCTTGTGACACTCTCTCCTCAGAGCCCAACAGATTAGGGATCTCTCAGTCTCACAATGGGCAGAGCAGAGAAGAAATGGAGGTGATTTATTTTTCAGGAGTACCAGAAATAGTTAACTCTCTTTGAGACCTGGGTATGAATTGCTACTCAtgtatgtgaccttaggcaaatcattttttttcatctcaactgaatcttagtttcctcctctgcaaactGAGAGTGGACTAAGGTCTCTTCCATATCAAAAATGCACTGAATTATTGCATTTGTCTGCACAGAAtatgaattttaatataatttggtGGTCCAAATTATGCTCTTCTAATATGAAGTAACAATTTCACTATCTCagtaggaaaaatatatatacagtaaACTACATGACCCTGATAattctgtaaaaagaaaaaagaaaagaaaaaaaaagaaaaaaaggataatgtGCCCTACCCCCAAACTACATTCCAAATATGCTTATTCTCAAACTCATTAATAGAGGCAGGAGGAGACAAAGATGATCACTGAATCTCAATTTTTACATCCTATTTATAGGTTTATGCCCTTAAGAagtctaaattaattttatttggtattttggcaaatttttggtaatttctggtaattttatttggtatttttattttggtaatatTTATTTGGTACGCCATCAAACTGCTGTATTCTTGAATAAATCACACTTCATCTTTCAGCATCTGGCTCCTTACCTATATTGAAATTCTGTCTGCAGATGTCCTAAAATATTCTAATAAGAATGTAAAAGTCTGATATAGTGCAGGTCAAGGATGTGCTACTAAATGATTATTAGAAAATTACTCTGAAAATGCACACTTTTAAGTTTGTTATTAAGATTTTCTCTATCTGAAGTCTCAAAATCAAATCATAAACCAAACCCTGACTTATAtgtagtatttgctgatttctaacGTGTAAATGTACATGCTGAAGATTTAATAGCTAGCTAATAGTGACTGGCTTCAGCACACTCTGTTTAAAAGCCTTTGTGTTTCAAGATATGGAACCCAAGGATAGCACCACTTGGCCAAGCTGAAGTAAGCTATTTGTCTTTGGTGTCCCACAGCTCTTCTTTCTTTATGTTTCCCCATTAATCTCTCCTACCTCCAAGCACTCACCTTCCTTACTCTCATTTAAGGGCTTCAGTATTGCCCAAGGACTGCTTATAATTTCCGACACCAATCTGATAGGTTATTCATAATTAAACTAAGGCATTAGTAAGTTGTAACACCTCCCCCAGCATTTTAAGAATGGAGTTTGCTAAAGAGAATAATAGTAAGCTCAAAAGGAATTATTATTTAGTGTAGAATTTTTGCACCAGGCAAACTGGATAAGGAGGATTCTTTAGGGGAAGAAAGACCTTCCTCAAATGACCTAGTTCCTCATCTCTTCTTCTTCTAGGTAAGGTTGATCTTAGGGCATACTTACAGAGAGTGATAGCGTTGAGCAGACCAGTATATGGTAATCCTGCCACACATGAATACAGAAGGCCTATTCGGTCTTGAATGGCACCTTTTAGCACATCATTCTTCAAATAAAGGATACAAAACATCAGGGGCAAAGCCATGATGAAATTCTGAATGAGTCGCACAGACACTGCCATTTTATTTCTCAACAAGTTTCTTGATATTTTCCTGAAAGCCCAAGTAAACGTTTTTAAATTCTTCAGTCTTAATGTTATTCAGGTACCAtgtagaaaggaattttaaacCAACAGATTTCAACAGCTCAAATCAAGGCTTTAATGAGTTCTATTCAAAACCAGTCATTTCTGTGGAGCTCTTACCTCAAAAGGATGCCTAGTTTGGCGAAAGTGCCAGGAGAATTCTTGGTTTTAAAAGGAACTGGTGGCAACGTTTTCAggtgttttactttttttatattctcCAAAGTTTGTTGATAAATTACTGAAGTTTTATAAGCAGATCCAATCAGCTGCACTCTTTTGTAGGTTTCTATTTCACGTTCTTTACTTTGGGTATCTACTGATGTCAGGTCCACTAGAATTTTCCCAAGAAGAAATCAgcaatttttatatttacatataaaatttaagTTTGTTATTAAGATTTTCTCTATCTGAAGTCTCAAAATCAAATCATAAACCAAACCCTGATTTATAtgtagtatttgctgatttctaacGTGTAAATGTACATGCTGAAGATTTAATAGCTAGCTAATAATGACATAAATTAACCTTAAGGTACCATAAACACAGTACATAATAAATGGTTCTCCACATCTAATCAAAACAAAGTCAGTGCCTAAATCTTATGCAATCAGGATTATTAttgaaaaatcttaatttttttagtcCTATCTGTACCATAGACATCAGTATTTCAGAAATCTCTCATTTGAAAATAGGTCCAGAtctttcaagaggaaaaaaatctaacgGGGTCATTTTAGCAGATGATGTTGCTTTTAGTTGCAAAGATTTGTGATGAAATGGCAAAAAAGAGAAACTTACTATAAAAGTCAAATGGGTTTGAATGTTCAGGACAAGGATAGTCACAGTCACTGAAGAAATCAATCATTTCCGCAGGTGCCCCACAGAAAACCAACTCTCCACAGCTCATAATGGCAATTTTATCAAACAGCTGGTTGGACAATAGACTGGGTTAGTGTCTAATAATGCTAAGATTTCATTAGCAAAATAAGTTATGAAAGAGTCCCTCATGAATTCCATTCCATATATTATCATCCTTTGCAGTTTTGTCTGCCACCTCTAACTCACAGTGCTTGATCttaatttttctgacttcatgGCACCAGTGGGACTTGTCAGGAGCTATTACAGGGAGGGGCAATTGTATAGCAGCAGCCATGTTCTTGCCCATGACCCTGCTGTCTTATGTGGAGACCAATGAAACAGCTGTCTGGAGTTGGGTTGTAGGTAGGGAGCAGAACCTACAGTGCCCACTTCCTGGACAGCAGAAAGCTAGTCACTAATCCCAGTGAGTGACCAACGGAGAAATGAGGTCACTCACCTGGAACAGCTCTGAGCGGGGCTGGTGGATGGTGAGGATCACAATCCGATTTCTCCGGGCCAGTGTGGAGAGCAGTACTACAATCTGATTTGCCGTCATGCAGTCCAGCCCTGTGGTTGGCTCATCAAATAGCATCACTTCTGTAGACAAAAGGGACAAGAACATGGACTAGCATGATTACAGAAACAAGCCTGAGTTTTGGGATGATGTGATGAAGAGAAACTTGAATTTTCTCATTGAATTGTCTTGACCCACTTGAAGAAATTAGACAAGTGTTCAAATGAAGAAAACTTCTACTATTGGTCCAGGAGACAGATGATACTGAAAATGTCCCCTCTTTCTTTTTGGACTTTAGTCACAGAAGATTTTCCATAGAGCATTTTGTAAACTGAAAAATGctaaacaaatgcttttttaagGGGTGGGAGAGGCAGGGCTAGAGAAAGCGCTGCAAGCTTTGTAAGCCACAAAACTAGTTACATAATGAGGACGAGTCACTTGACCATACtggactttaaaaataattgatttagaCTACATATCCTTTAAGTTTTGttccagctctaagtctataAACCCATCATTAGAAAAGTTGATTTTGAAGAGCTGAGAGGCAAgaaactgatttttctttaaattagcaACATTTAACCTTCACCTGTTTTCTAAAACCCACAGGCATTTTTAATGAAGACTAGAATTTCATATCAGGACAATTTTGCTTGCTCATAGGTCTGAGATAGAGTATAATTAAAGGATCATATCAGTCTGGTTCTTTGgagagattttcattttttctgaatgAAGAAAATTCACTGTGTTTTTCTTATCCTTTCCTTCTAAGGAGTAACTAAAGAACCAAAAGTCTTACTACTGC
The DNA window shown above is from Sminthopsis crassicaudata isolate SCR6 chromosome 2, ASM4859323v1, whole genome shotgun sequence and carries:
- the ABCG5 gene encoding ATP-binding cassette sub-family G member 5 — protein: MNNHQPLTSTGDRGNKTSGSSRDPPEEACHRLSIHQISYTIRERAGPWWNIGSYWKKWTRQILKDISLYVESGQILGIIGSSGSGKTTLLDAISGRLRRKGTFLGEVCVNGRQLKRDEFQDCFSYALQNETLLSNLTVRETLFYTALLAIREGSKDFFEKKVEAVIAEMSLGHIANRLIGRKTFGGVSSGERRLISIAAQLLQDPKVMLFDEPTTGLDCMTANQIVVLLSTLARRNRIVILTIHQPRSELFQLFDKIAIMSCGELVFCGAPAEMIDFFSDCDYPCPEHSNPFDFYMDLTSVDTQSKEREIETYKRVQLIGSAYKTSVIYQQTLENIKKVKHLKTLPPVPFKTKNSPGTFAKLGILLRKISRNLLRNKMAVSVRLIQNFIMALPLMFCILYLKNDVLKGAIQDRIGLLYSCVAGLPYTGLLNAITLFPDLRAVSDQQSQDGLYQKWQMLLAYILHILPFSILGVVIFSSVLYWSVGLYPEGARFGYFCAATFVPHLAGELLTILLLGVVQSPNIVNSEVALLIIAGVLVGSGFMRNINDMPVPLKILGYFTFQKYSSEILIVNEFYGLNFTCGGSNSSAGNPLCLFTQGNMFIERTCPGATSRFTTNFLILYAFIPVLVILGIIVFKIRDYLISR